A genomic segment from Desulfovibrio oxyclinae DSM 11498 encodes:
- a CDS encoding RsmB/NOP family class I SAM-dependent RNA methyltransferase yields the protein MAEDTRSFRLTGTTEEWPRIEALLRAEGFEFEPEPFFPGAKRLLEEPFPLGRSLAARFGRIYIQDRSSMLPPLALSPGRGGRVLDMCAAPGSKTGLLSSLVGPEGAVLACEPGERMGTLRANLRKTGCINAGTVRSLAQDLPLEPQRWNHIQLDPPCSGWGTENRNPGVREQWTPERLAPLKDLQRKLLAKAADLLAPGGHLVYSTCTTNPEENEAQVVYAMQELGLEQEQFARPEGFVFAEPRKGLKGVLCVADESEGQGFFVAALRKPGKRVEIADPPETKTKGGLRLESISGGDALEYSQLPPGKAVEHDGRVFWVPSKLNGLLPDGVKWQGCRLGRIGGKGDRKKFRPDATLWGALPVSLPVDGIEAETDDLVRLLSGQGLPSGKGNGPCGLYWQGLRLGWLARKGNRLLWQEK from the coding sequence ATGGCAGAAGACACAAGGTCTTTTCGACTGACGGGCACGACCGAAGAGTGGCCTCGTATCGAGGCTCTGCTGCGCGCTGAGGGGTTCGAATTCGAACCGGAGCCGTTCTTTCCCGGAGCGAAAAGGCTTCTGGAAGAACCGTTCCCGCTCGGACGCTCACTGGCCGCGCGATTCGGGCGCATCTATATTCAGGACCGTTCGTCCATGCTGCCCCCCCTTGCCCTGTCGCCCGGGCGCGGAGGCCGAGTGCTGGACATGTGTGCTGCTCCGGGGAGTAAAACAGGGCTTCTTTCTTCGCTTGTCGGCCCCGAAGGTGCGGTGCTCGCCTGCGAGCCGGGAGAGCGCATGGGAACGCTGCGGGCCAACCTTCGAAAAACCGGCTGCATCAACGCCGGGACCGTCCGCTCCCTTGCGCAGGACCTGCCGCTTGAGCCGCAGCGTTGGAATCATATTCAGCTTGATCCGCCCTGCAGCGGTTGGGGGACGGAGAACCGCAACCCCGGCGTGCGTGAACAGTGGACTCCGGAACGGCTGGCTCCTCTGAAGGATCTCCAGCGCAAGCTCTTGGCGAAGGCTGCCGATCTTCTCGCGCCGGGTGGACATTTGGTCTACTCAACCTGCACCACCAACCCCGAGGAAAACGAGGCGCAAGTTGTCTATGCCATGCAGGAACTCGGGCTTGAGCAGGAACAGTTTGCCCGTCCGGAGGGTTTCGTGTTCGCCGAGCCTCGAAAAGGGTTGAAAGGAGTGCTGTGCGTTGCCGACGAATCCGAGGGGCAGGGCTTCTTTGTCGCGGCGCTTCGCAAGCCGGGTAAAAGAGTCGAAATCGCCGACCCCCCGGAAACGAAGACCAAGGGCGGGCTGCGCCTTGAGAGCATCTCTGGCGGCGATGCGTTGGAGTATTCGCAGCTTCCCCCCGGAAAAGCCGTGGAGCATGATGGGCGGGTGTTCTGGGTCCCCTCAAAATTAAATGGATTGTTGCCGGACGGGGTCAAATGGCAGGGTTGCCGCTTGGGGCGCATCGGCGGCAAGGGAGACCGGAAAAAATTTCGGCCGGATGCCACGCTCTGGGGCGCGTTGCCGGTGTCGCTTCCTGTTGACGGCATTGAGGCCGAAACGGATGATCTGGTTCGTCTGCTAAGCGGTCAGGGGCTGCCCTCGGGCAAGGGGAATGGCCCGTGCGGCCTTTACTGGCAAGGGTTGCGACTCGGCTGGCTGGCTCGAAAAGGCAACCGTTTGCTTTGGCAGGAGAAGTGA
- a CDS encoding FG-GAP-like repeat-containing protein, which yields MFKKIVTAALMVVFVLGVSTAMAQSPKTFVVLPVKYDGPKSYEYLIKGIELQLKKKATWPGQYVPADVNAAGVELPSGEAQALRIADRLGTDAVIWCSIDQEGTKSDVFIQAVAKNGHQWKNQTKMDINEIPVWLERSAESIQGEVYQRPGMGQQKEAIAQLSRDNTERAAPKNQSIIAASSEGVSQPQVMSLNPNFRYEGGAQTPGRWRSQTLRFPSYGMVVGDADGDGNNEVFILSEHNLFAYRYRQGKLEPLDKTEIHSNKNNPLRLSIIDLDRDGASEIIVSARSHERPRSTIYSFKGSKFTVLKDGIRYYLSTMNLPPTFQPALVAQKNGKRGPFPRKIYEAYFNGDDVVLTSTIPRPKYGNVFNMNYLPDEGTYKVMVIDNMQRMRVFSPDMEQQYQSEETYNSSVVGIEVSDTLYGMGDVGDDNEIKDLLVIPFRMVPAAISNPKKYEMLVNKDITMAGQVFDRFNTYSQGEVHALFWDGVGLNLAWKTRRIKGTVTDLGHQDIDNDGEKELCVLLNKQTGALDFSQRKSMVLAYELNK from the coding sequence ATGTTCAAAAAGATCGTTACGGCCGCGCTCATGGTGGTCTTCGTTCTGGGCGTCTCTACGGCAATGGCGCAGTCTCCCAAGACTTTCGTCGTGCTGCCGGTCAAATACGATGGCCCCAAAAGCTATGAATACCTGATCAAAGGCATTGAGCTTCAGCTCAAGAAAAAAGCCACCTGGCCCGGCCAGTACGTCCCGGCGGACGTCAATGCTGCGGGCGTCGAGCTGCCCAGCGGCGAAGCGCAGGCCCTGCGCATCGCGGATAGACTCGGCACAGACGCGGTCATCTGGTGCTCCATCGATCAGGAAGGCACCAAGTCCGACGTGTTCATTCAAGCCGTGGCCAAAAACGGCCACCAGTGGAAGAACCAGACCAAAATGGACATCAACGAGATTCCGGTCTGGCTGGAACGCTCCGCCGAAAGCATTCAGGGCGAGGTGTATCAGCGCCCCGGCATGGGGCAGCAGAAAGAGGCTATCGCCCAGCTTTCCCGTGACAACACCGAACGTGCAGCCCCGAAGAACCAGAGCATCATCGCCGCATCCAGCGAGGGTGTTTCTCAGCCGCAGGTCATGTCCCTGAACCCCAACTTCCGTTACGAAGGCGGCGCACAGACGCCCGGACGCTGGCGCAGTCAGACACTGCGCTTCCCCTCATACGGAATGGTTGTCGGAGACGCTGACGGCGACGGAAACAACGAGGTGTTCATCCTCAGCGAGCACAACCTGTTCGCCTACCGCTACCGTCAGGGCAAACTGGAGCCGCTCGACAAGACCGAGATTCACTCCAACAAAAACAACCCGCTGCGCCTCTCCATTATCGATCTGGACCGCGACGGAGCCTCCGAGATCATCGTTTCCGCCAGAAGCCATGAGCGTCCGCGCTCCACCATCTACTCCTTCAAGGGGTCCAAGTTCACGGTGCTCAAGGACGGCATCCGCTACTATCTGTCCACCATGAACCTGCCTCCGACCTTCCAGCCGGCGCTGGTGGCACAGAAAAACGGCAAGCGCGGACCGTTCCCCAGAAAAATCTACGAAGCCTATTTCAACGGCGATGACGTCGTGCTGACCAGCACCATTCCCCGTCCCAAGTACGGCAACGTATTCAACATGAACTACCTGCCCGACGAGGGGACCTACAAGGTGATGGTCATCGACAACATGCAGCGCATGCGTGTTTTTTCCCCGGACATGGAACAGCAGTACCAGAGTGAGGAAACCTACAACTCCTCCGTGGTCGGCATCGAAGTGTCTGACACGCTCTATGGAATGGGTGACGTTGGCGACGACAACGAGATCAAGGATCTTCTCGTGATCCCCTTCCGCATGGTGCCCGCGGCCATCTCCAATCCCAAGAAGTACGAAATGCTGGTCAACAAGGACATCACCATGGCCGGTCAGGTGTTCGACCGGTTCAACACGTACTCGCAGGGTGAAGTTCATGCCCTGTTCTGGGACGGCGTGGGACTGAACCTTGCCTGGAAGACCCGCCGCATCAAGGGCACGGTCACCGACCTCGGGCATCAGGACATCGACAACGACGGCGAGAAGGAACTGTGCGTGCTGCTGAACAAGCAGACCGGCGCACTGGACTTCAGCCAGCGCAAGTCGATGGTTCTCGCATACGAACTGAACAAATAA
- a CDS encoding TRAP transporter substrate-binding protein: protein MFKRYLAVLLAFAALALAACSDQKAGEPGAETAEKQAEEVITISYANFPPASTFPCIQMERWADEVEKRTDGRVKVETYPGGTLLSAKNMYRGVLEGQADIGCLSLPYYPGVFPALLSVNLPVGFTNATTASLTLWDLYSKLQPDEMKNVKVVTTFTSAPSNIMSKEPVRSLEDLQGMELRASGALLKMLELMGAKPVGMPMSQTPEALQKGVVKGLVSSLEVLKDFNFAELCRYETITNLPVYPFAVVMNEDRWNSLPDDVKKVIDDLGREQAEWTGNYMDAHIDEALEWSKKNHQIEIYTLSKEDRDRIAEIGEGIVDDWKAEAEKSGLDADAILRDLMAFKGKYEERFPE, encoded by the coding sequence ATGTTCAAACGTTATCTTGCGGTATTGCTGGCGTTCGCGGCGCTGGCACTGGCCGCCTGCTCGGACCAGAAAGCCGGGGAACCGGGGGCCGAGACGGCTGAAAAACAGGCCGAGGAAGTCATAACCATCAGTTATGCCAACTTTCCGCCCGCATCCACGTTCCCCTGCATCCAGATGGAACGCTGGGCCGACGAAGTGGAAAAACGCACGGACGGCCGGGTCAAGGTGGAAACCTACCCCGGCGGCACCCTGCTCTCCGCCAAGAACATGTACCGGGGCGTGCTCGAAGGACAGGCCGATATCGGTTGCCTGAGCCTGCCCTACTATCCGGGTGTGTTTCCCGCCCTGCTTTCGGTCAACCTGCCGGTGGGCTTCACCAATGCCACCACCGCGAGCCTGACCCTCTGGGATCTCTACAGCAAGCTCCAGCCGGACGAGATGAAGAACGTCAAAGTGGTCACCACCTTCACGTCCGCTCCTTCCAACATCATGAGCAAGGAGCCCGTCCGCAGCCTTGAAGACCTTCAAGGTATGGAACTGCGCGCCAGCGGCGCCCTGCTGAAGATGCTGGAACTCATGGGCGCCAAGCCCGTGGGCATGCCCATGTCCCAGACTCCGGAAGCCCTGCAGAAGGGCGTGGTCAAGGGTCTGGTCTCCTCGCTTGAAGTTCTCAAGGACTTCAACTTTGCGGAACTTTGCCGCTATGAGACCATCACCAATCTGCCCGTCTACCCCTTTGCCGTGGTCATGAACGAAGACCGTTGGAATTCGCTTCCCGATGATGTGAAAAAGGTCATCGACGACCTCGGTCGCGAGCAGGCTGAATGGACCGGCAACTACATGGACGCCCACATCGACGAAGCCCTTGAGTGGTCCAAGAAAAACCATCAGATCGAAATATATACGCTCAGCAAAGAGGACCGCGATCGCATTGCGGAAATCGGTGAGGGTATCGTGGACGACTGGAAGGCCGAAGCCGAAAAGTCCGGCCTTGATGCCGATGCGATTCTGAGGGATCTCATGGCGTTCAAGGGCAAGTACGAAGAACGGTTCCCCGAATAA
- a CDS encoding TRAP transporter small permease codes for MDTLDRLSEKLSIWLARLAGLFLVGMMGLACANMTLRAFDMPLKGTFELMGFLGAVGTGLSLAYAQRSKAHISVGLLMKHYPKSVRRVLAALTEAASCGFFLLAGLETADWAGFLVTTGELSETLRIAYHPFVFAAAAGCIAMAFVLMTDFLNTVTGRVEH; via the coding sequence ATGGACACTCTCGATCGCCTGAGCGAAAAGCTGAGCATCTGGCTGGCGCGGCTTGCGGGCCTGTTTCTCGTCGGCATGATGGGACTCGCCTGCGCCAACATGACCCTTCGCGCCTTTGATATGCCGCTCAAGGGTACCTTTGAACTGATGGGCTTTTTGGGCGCGGTGGGCACCGGCCTGTCGCTTGCCTATGCCCAGCGGAGCAAAGCGCACATATCCGTGGGCCTGCTCATGAAGCACTACCCCAAAAGCGTCCGTCGGGTTCTCGCCGCTCTCACCGAGGCCGCGTCCTGCGGTTTCTTCCTGCTTGCAGGACTGGAAACCGCCGACTGGGCAGGATTTCTTGTCACCACCGGCGAGCTTTCCGAGACCCTGAGGATCGCCTATCATCCCTTCGTGTTCGCAGCAGCGGCCGGTTGCATCGCAATGGCCTTCGTCCTTATGACCGACTTTCTGAACACCGTCACCGGCAGGGTGGAACACTAG